CCGAGCAGGTCAGGCTTGCCCTTCTCGTTCCATTCCTTGGGCGAGAAGCGGTCAGCCACGGCAGGATAGAAATACTCCGTCTGCATCAGTCGGAGCGTCTGCTCGTTGCCGAGATAATGGCCGGGGCCGTTGAGGCAGACTTCAGAGATGGTGGCGATGGACAGCGCCTCGTCCGAGACCTCGATGCCGCGCACGCAACGCAGGCATTGGCCCAGCATGTCGTTGTCGATGATCAGGCTTTCCAGGCAGAAGCCGAGCAGGGAGGCATGCATACCGGCTGATTCATAGACCAGATTGAGCCCCGACAACCCGGCCATGACATTGGTGATGCCCTTTTCATAGCCGGACTGGATGTCGGGCAGCTTGGAGTCGGCCATGCCGGCGGCCGACCCGCCGGGCAGGTCGTAGAACTGGGCCATCTGGGCGCAGGCAGCCGTCAGCAGTGCCTGCTCGGCCGAGCCTCCTGACATGGCCCCAGTGCGCAAGTCGGAGACGAAGGGCCAGGTGCCGAAAATGGCGGGATGGCCGGGCTTTAGCGCATTGACATAGACGAGACCGGCCAACACCTCGGCGACGGCCTGGACGACCGCACCGGCGATCGCTGCGGGCGCAGTGGCTCCAGCCTGGCCTGCGGACAACAGCAGGATCGGGATACCGCCCTCGACGCAGGCTTCGAGCACGCCGCAGGCATCCTCGGCGAACTTCATCGGCGGCACGACAAAGCAGTTGGAATTGGAGACGAAGGGACGGGCGCGGAAATTTTCCTCGCCGCCAGCGATTTCGTAGAGCATCTGCAAGGCAGGGGCGACGTTCTCACGCACGGTGAAGCTGGTGCCGACATGCTTGGAGGTACCGGAGACGCAGGCGTAGAGGGTGTTGAAGTCCATTTCCAGCGGGTCGGGAATGTCGCGTGGCACCATCGGGCGCTGGAAGAAGTGGATGTTGTCGAGGCCGTCGACAATGCGGGCGGCGTCGTAGATGTCCTGCAGCAGGCTTTCGCGATATTCGCGTTTCTCGACGTCGACGAGGTGAACGGCGGCACCGGCCGTGCCATAGTGGACCCGCCTGCCCTGGATCAGCATGTCGTGCTTGGGATCCTGGCCGCAAAGCGTGAAGTTGCGGGCGGCATTCCTGATGGTCGACAACACCAGCTCCCGCGGGAAGCGGATGCGGCCGTCGTCGCTGTAGGTGGCGCCGACCCGTTTCAGTGCCTCGATGCAACTCGGGATGGCGTTGGCGAAACCGACGGTCTCGAGCAGCGTCAGCACCGCCTCGTGAATGCGTTCGAGATCATTCTGGCCCAATGCCTTGAAGGTGCCGCCCTCCAGGCCGGCACGTACCGGGCGGATGTCGTCGGCCAGCGGAGCGGCACGCATCGCTCGTCGCGCCTCCCTGCCACCCGACCTTCGCGAACGTTGTTCCGCGGACAGATCATGGCTTTCGATGGCAACTGACATGCAGGTCCTCCGAATTCGTGTGAGGCTGGCCCGCAGTGATTATGCCACCGTCGTGTCGCCTCGTTCCCTTTGCTCGACTATGCAATGTCCATTGGCCCAGACTATGGGCCAGCAGATTCCGCCGGATATGCCAGGGCGGTCATACATACCGGCGACACGGAGTGGCGGCCGGCACGGGAATACACTCGAAACCGGAGCGGGAATCAGTCGTGGATCGGAGGTTTGTTCAAAGTGCTGCAACGCTGCGCGCCAGGAGGCGGGCAGCGTTGCCGAGGGCTCAGGCAGCCGCGGGCCTGCGTCCGGCGGCGGTTGCCAATTCGCGGATTCCGGGCTCGATGTGCTGCAGGGCGATCGAGGAAATGCCCAGCCG
The nucleotide sequence above comes from Aminobacter aminovorans. Encoded proteins:
- a CDS encoding trimethylamine methyltransferase family protein is translated as MSVAIESHDLSAEQRSRRSGGREARRAMRAAPLADDIRPVRAGLEGGTFKALGQNDLERIHEAVLTLLETVGFANAIPSCIEALKRVGATYSDDGRIRFPRELVLSTIRNAARNFTLCGQDPKHDMLIQGRRVHYGTAGAAVHLVDVEKREYRESLLQDIYDAARIVDGLDNIHFFQRPMVPRDIPDPLEMDFNTLYACVSGTSKHVGTSFTVRENVAPALQMLYEIAGGEENFRARPFVSNSNCFVVPPMKFAEDACGVLEACVEGGIPILLLSAGQAGATAPAAIAGAVVQAVAEVLAGLVYVNALKPGHPAIFGTWPFVSDLRTGAMSGGSAEQALLTAACAQMAQFYDLPGGSAAGMADSKLPDIQSGYEKGITNVMAGLSGLNLVYESAGMHASLLGFCLESLIIDNDMLGQCLRCVRGIEVSDEALSIATISEVCLNGPGHYLGNEQTLRLMQTEYFYPAVADRFSPKEWNEKGKPDLLGKAITEKKRILAERFPRHIPRSLDDKLRAQFGELIKLPRSGMGG